The following proteins come from a genomic window of Bactrocera dorsalis isolate Fly_Bdor chromosome 6, ASM2337382v1, whole genome shotgun sequence:
- the LOC125779760 gene encoding uncharacterized protein LOC125779760: FRIKRTTHKQFEVMVKLLERNPELARGMAPHMFLDNEYGLIYHVWLDYKLKLKRKIAENWKEIAATGRGPYTQRSLTPLEQAVDELLSLQQAVNPNGAAFGSTAPAPAYLEEEHTHLEDVEVQPEQAEEIGNVSIRSRQALTNRVKERENLLIKTWEKQAETQESLIGIMKNINSQ, translated from the exons tttaggaTAAAACGAACTACTCATAAGCAATTTGAGGTAATGGTGAAGTTGCTGGAAAGAAATCCTGAGTTAGCCAGAGGAATGGCGCCGCACA TGTTTCTAGACAATGAATACGGTTTAATTTATCAC GTTTGGTTGgactacaaattaaaattaaaaagaaaaattgcagaaaattgGAAAGAGATTGCAGCCACAGGTAGAGGACCTTACACCCAACGCAGCTTAACGCCTTTGGAGCAGGCCGTGGACGAGTTGCTCAGCTTGCAGCAGGCAGTGAATCCAAACGGAGCCGCATTTGGAAGCACTGCACCTGCACCAGCATATTTAGAGGAAGAACACACACATCTGGAAGATGTCGAGGTTCAGCCTGAACAGGCGGAAGAAATTGGAAACGTTAGCATAAGGTCCAGGCAGGCACTTACAAACAGAGTGAAGGAGCGCGAAAATTTGCTTATAAAGACTTGGGAGAAGCAAGCAGAAACGCAAGAAAGCCTTATCGgcataatgaaaaatattaattcg CAATAG